The following proteins are encoded in a genomic region of Reichenbachiella sp.:
- a CDS encoding discoidin domain-containing protein: MTIKNSTLKSADDISTWTKNDWYANVASGADFRGGNITFENTLMTNVYHALSLRGDYSYVTNCTIDNFAGDAIRGLGSFSTYEYNTVRDCYIDDYAIQHDDGFQAYKLDGDLKIESVTLRYNKFLLFEDPITQFVIDNELIGTLMQGIIITDGFGDGWVVENNLVMNDQTHGITLYGARNCKIQNNTVVQHPHFTDTDLVPWISCQAQNKTGQDNFSNVIRNNIAAKFTTWTFDATSTVEGNINIDESNYNNYLPYFEDYVNHDFHLKAGSLGIDAGVNTDLSTLDLDGNARLFGPTVDAGCFEYSASSDSVDPELAATNDTFLDDVFTFSYTESVTPATAENTANYSINNGVTVQSATLESDNRTVTMEVSTLGGNQINTLTVSNVQDYAGNTISTGNTGTFRFTCDTLWASTFQDDQWGYNPPAGAMDGDLNTKWSADGTEWLQKNFCSTMTVTSVDIAFGLGDERTYDFSIELSNDGVNYTEVYNGTSSGTTLSLENFDFTDTQARYVKIIGGGNSASSWNNYQEVQINTSGTPPTNNAPVVDGIAAQSVEEGNSLNVSVAASDADGDNLTLSATNLPTFATFTDNGDGTGTVAVVSAAGDAGVYSNITITANDGQVNGSASFDLTVTAPQAGNTAPVLAAIGHQSVDEDATLNVSITATDTDNDNLTITATGLPTFASLTSNGNGSSTLAISPASGDDGVYSNIVISVTDGTDTDSETITITVNEVVQGQSFTIYAHADDQEVRTNGTTQWVGQTTARVGGASSAYDAGLIMPFQLPALPAGHEVAQASFSMNLVAKVNSPVGNMNLSGVTYRSTSGVQVADYTASSTLIETGYITSSTAAGVVSITDDQQLADFINAQYDAGAVAGDYVFFKIESDIDESNYSYWNMSTADDGNNSNKPTLTLVSGSDSGARISKEVLVAEVDVVKLSLYPNPLQSGDLHLTLPTGFNSSNGVIRIFNNAGQVVRMINMEYESSTSYQISNLDEMKSGIYLLHLSDEQSVYKSRFLIK, encoded by the coding sequence ATCACGATTAAGAATTCGACACTTAAATCGGCGGATGATATTTCTACTTGGACGAAAAATGACTGGTATGCCAACGTGGCTAGTGGTGCGGACTTCAGAGGCGGAAACATCACTTTCGAAAATACGCTGATGACCAACGTTTATCACGCGCTTTCTTTACGAGGAGATTACTCTTATGTGACCAATTGTACGATTGACAACTTCGCCGGAGATGCGATCCGAGGATTGGGTAGTTTTTCTACTTATGAGTACAATACTGTAAGAGATTGTTACATCGATGATTATGCCATACAGCATGACGATGGATTTCAGGCTTACAAACTCGATGGAGATTTGAAAATCGAAAGTGTGACCTTGAGATACAACAAGTTCTTGCTTTTCGAAGACCCTATCACTCAATTTGTGATTGACAATGAGTTGATCGGTACGCTTATGCAAGGTATTATTATCACTGATGGATTTGGTGATGGCTGGGTAGTAGAAAACAACCTGGTGATGAACGACCAAACGCATGGTATCACCCTCTATGGAGCCAGAAATTGTAAAATTCAGAATAACACAGTAGTACAGCATCCACACTTTACGGATACTGATCTAGTGCCGTGGATTTCTTGTCAGGCGCAGAACAAAACCGGGCAGGATAACTTTAGCAATGTGATACGCAACAACATCGCTGCAAAATTTACGACGTGGACTTTTGATGCTACGTCTACCGTAGAAGGCAACATCAATATAGATGAGTCCAATTACAATAATTACCTGCCGTATTTCGAAGATTATGTCAATCATGATTTTCACTTGAAAGCAGGAAGCCTGGGGATTGATGCGGGTGTCAATACAGATCTTTCGACTTTGGATCTAGATGGAAACGCACGATTGTTTGGTCCTACGGTTGATGCTGGATGTTTTGAGTATTCTGCTTCGTCAGATAGTGTGGACCCTGAATTGGCAGCTACTAATGATACTTTCTTAGATGATGTGTTCACCTTTAGTTATACAGAAAGTGTAACACCTGCTACGGCAGAGAATACGGCCAACTACAGTATCAATAATGGAGTGACGGTACAGTCGGCAACGTTGGAAAGTGACAATCGTACGGTAACCATGGAAGTGTCTACATTGGGTGGAAACCAGATCAATACCTTAACGGTAAGCAACGTGCAGGACTACGCTGGCAACACCATATCGACTGGAAATACTGGAACATTCAGATTCACTTGCGATACACTTTGGGCTAGTACCTTTCAGGATGATCAGTGGGGCTACAATCCTCCGGCAGGAGCGATGGATGGTGACTTAAACACCAAATGGTCCGCTGATGGAACCGAATGGTTGCAGAAAAACTTCTGTAGCACGATGACGGTTACTTCAGTCGATATTGCCTTTGGATTGGGTGATGAGCGTACGTATGATTTTAGTATCGAGCTTTCTAATGACGGCGTCAATTATACAGAAGTATACAACGGTACCAGTAGTGGTACAACTTTGAGTTTGGAAAACTTCGATTTTACCGATACGCAAGCACGCTATGTGAAAATCATCGGCGGTGGCAATTCTGCTTCTTCGTGGAACAATTATCAGGAAGTTCAAATCAATACGTCAGGCACACCACCTACCAACAATGCACCTGTTGTGGATGGTATAGCTGCACAAAGTGTAGAAGAAGGCAACAGTCTGAATGTATCCGTAGCAGCCTCTGATGCAGATGGAGATAATCTGACCTTGTCAGCCACCAACTTGCCAACGTTTGCTACTTTCACCGACAATGGCGATGGTACGGGAACGGTGGCTGTTGTATCTGCGGCAGGAGACGCTGGAGTCTATAGTAATATCACTATTACGGCCAACGACGGCCAGGTTAACGGCTCTGCATCGTTCGACCTGACAGTGACGGCTCCTCAGGCTGGAAATACAGCTCCTGTACTTGCGGCCATCGGCCATCAATCTGTCGACGAAGATGCAACATTGAATGTGTCGATCACTGCCACAGATACGGATAATGATAACCTGACGATCACGGCTACAGGCTTGCCCACTTTTGCAAGCTTGACGTCTAATGGCAATGGGTCGTCTACGTTGGCCATCAGCCCTGCTTCAGGAGACGATGGTGTCTACTCCAATATTGTCATTAGTGTGACAGATGGAACGGATACTGACAGCGAAACGATCACAATCACAGTGAATGAAGTGGTGCAAGGTCAGTCTTTCACCATTTATGCACATGCCGATGACCAAGAAGTTCGTACCAACGGCACTACGCAGTGGGTAGGACAAACTACCGCTCGTGTGGGTGGCGCAAGTTCGGCCTATGATGCCGGATTGATCATGCCTTTCCAGCTACCTGCGTTGCCTGCTGGGCACGAAGTGGCTCAGGCGTCGTTTTCTATGAATCTGGTGGCGAAGGTCAATTCACCAGTTGGAAATATGAATTTGTCTGGCGTGACTTATAGAAGCACCAGTGGAGTGCAAGTGGCAGATTACACGGCATCGAGCACTCTGATCGAGACCGGATACATCACCAGCAGTACAGCTGCGGGGGTTGTATCTATCACTGATGATCAGCAGTTGGCAGACTTTATCAATGCACAATATGATGCCGGAGCAGTAGCGGGAGATTATGTCTTTTTCAAAATTGAATCTGATATAGACGAGTCCAATTACTCTTATTGGAATATGAGCACGGCAGATGATGGAAACAACAGTAATAAGCCTACCTTGACGCTGGTGTCAGGAAGTGATAGTGGGGCTAGGATTTCAAAAGAAGTGTTAGTAGCTGAGGTAGATGTAGTGAAACTTTCACTCTATCCTAATCCATTACAGTCTGGCGATCTTCATCTAACACTACCCACTGGATTTAATTCATCGAATGGTGTGATTAGAATTTTTAACAATGCAGGTCAAGTAGTCAGGATGATAAATATGGAATATGAGAGTTCAACTTCATATCAAATTTCCAATCTCGACGAGATGAAATCAGGAATATACCTACTTCATCTTTCAGACGAACAGTCGGTTTATAAGTCAAGATTCCTCATTAAATAA
- a CDS encoding SusD/RagB family nutrient-binding outer membrane lipoprotein, with protein MKTSYNILVLLLLVGSFWSCDDFDDLNENPTSSIVADPASLVSTVQIRHSGEREVTWRSTFAYHMAIMQMVTGGEADRGQIYINTPFYFEYLWEASYKNLNDLEIVINQTSGDEAMVNYLAMAKILKVMIFAQLTDSYGDVPYFEASKGFSEGIIKPKYDTQQDIYNDFFVQLDTAVSLLNVEKPIQGDLIFEGDVSKWAKFANSLRLRYALRLVNVDEAKAQQEALLALNGGVMEDYTDAAYVTHADFDYASVGAQEIRGNAFSQVQHFTTQYTLACKTYVDYMKDTVDGNDVVRDPRLRSMFGIYGEANFESTPEKSKSTTESSIEVTDEYLASEGKLRAFPPGFQWYNNTDDYDLSHGTLIVQRGGQDIVLSKRFKCLQINKELTALDMPAMYMSYAEVELFKAEMAARGWGGTGVIDAQTHFSKAVLASAAELVNVMGARPISGDIQNYISTVWPSAGLANELEVISLQQYMVNFYNPTEAYANWRRTGYPELKPADHPLTDPLLNGLIPRRMPYPSTEINFNAENVAAHLSEGMNDWGAPVWWDGSRDRGVLLD; from the coding sequence ATGAAGACGAGTTATAACATTTTAGTCTTACTACTATTGGTTGGCAGCTTTTGGAGCTGTGATGATTTTGATGACTTAAATGAAAACCCAACCAGTTCTATCGTTGCAGATCCTGCATCGTTAGTTTCTACAGTTCAAATCAGACATTCAGGAGAACGTGAGGTGACTTGGAGATCTACTTTTGCCTACCATATGGCCATCATGCAGATGGTGACTGGAGGAGAAGCGGACAGGGGACAAATCTATATCAACACCCCTTTTTACTTTGAATACTTATGGGAAGCCTCCTATAAGAATCTCAATGATTTGGAAATTGTTATTAATCAAACATCTGGAGATGAAGCAATGGTTAATTATCTGGCTATGGCTAAAATTCTCAAAGTGATGATCTTTGCTCAGTTGACAGATTCTTACGGAGATGTCCCATATTTTGAAGCATCCAAAGGTTTTTCCGAGGGAATCATTAAACCAAAGTATGACACGCAGCAAGACATTTACAATGACTTTTTTGTTCAATTGGATACAGCGGTCAGTTTATTGAATGTTGAAAAACCAATTCAAGGAGATTTAATTTTTGAAGGAGATGTAAGCAAGTGGGCCAAATTTGCAAATTCACTTCGGTTGAGATATGCTTTGAGGCTAGTGAATGTAGATGAGGCAAAGGCACAACAAGAAGCCCTATTGGCCTTGAATGGAGGAGTAATGGAGGATTATACAGATGCGGCCTATGTAACTCACGCCGACTTTGACTATGCAAGTGTTGGGGCTCAGGAGATCAGAGGCAATGCGTTTTCTCAAGTGCAGCACTTCACTACACAGTACACACTGGCTTGCAAAACTTATGTAGACTATATGAAAGATACAGTCGATGGGAATGATGTAGTTAGAGACCCAAGACTTCGGTCTATGTTCGGTATTTATGGCGAGGCCAATTTTGAGTCTACTCCTGAAAAGTCAAAGTCAACGACTGAATCAAGTATAGAAGTAACAGATGAGTACTTAGCTTCGGAAGGCAAGTTGAGAGCCTTTCCTCCAGGATTCCAATGGTACAATAATACCGATGATTATGATTTGTCACATGGTACTTTAATTGTGCAAAGAGGAGGGCAGGACATTGTACTATCCAAAAGGTTCAAATGTCTTCAAATTAATAAAGAACTGACTGCTTTGGATATGCCAGCGATGTATATGTCTTATGCCGAAGTGGAACTTTTCAAGGCTGAAATGGCAGCAAGGGGCTGGGGAGGAACTGGTGTGATTGATGCGCAAACACATTTTTCAAAAGCAGTTTTGGCCAGTGCCGCGGAGCTTGTAAATGTGATGGGTGCAAGACCAATTTCTGGAGATATTCAAAATTACATTTCGACCGTTTGGCCAAGCGCAGGATTAGCTAACGAATTAGAAGTAATCAGCTTACAGCAATACATGGTCAATTTTTATAACCCTACCGAAGCCTATGCCAATTGGAGAAGAACAGGTTATCCAGAATTGAAGCCGGCAGATCATCCTTTGACTGATCCTTTGTTGAATGGGCTTATTCCTAGAAGAATGCCTTATCCATCGACGGAGATAAATTTTAATGCCGAGAATGTAGCAGCGCATTTGAGTGAAGGAATGAATGACTGGGGTGCACCAGTATGGTGGGATGGAAGTAGAGATAGAGGCGTGTTGTTGGATTGA